A window of Polaribacter litorisediminis contains these coding sequences:
- a CDS encoding CAL67264 family membrane protein, translated as MGMNKNTVLGWATLLMLIMGVVLILLGAYRYKDVAGWGFATVGIGFFCIAWVFNALKGRV; from the coding sequence ATGGGAATGAATAAAAATACAGTCCTTGGTTGGGCAACTCTTTTAATGCTTATTATGGGGGTAGTATTAATCTTATTGGGTGCCTATAGATACAAAGATGTTGCTGGTTGGGGTTTTGCAACCGTAGGAATTGGCTTTTTCTGTATCGCGTGGGTTTTTAATGCCTTAAAAGGAAGAGTATAA
- the lpxD gene encoding UDP-3-O-(3-hydroxymyristoyl)glucosamine N-acyltransferase has protein sequence MKSFPVEEITSLVNGELIGNCKDQIVAPEHIKNAKKGHITVIGNSKYAALWENSNASVAIVYDGIKIIPEEGKAFIKVKNPDLAMAILLDAFEPESPCFETDIHPTAVIDKTAILGNGCKIGANVFIGKNVIIAENVIIYPNVSIFDDTVIGNETVIWSGTVIRERSKIGSRCIFHTNVSIGADGFGYRPTNDGRGLVKIKHIGNVVIGNDVEVGANSCIDRGKFSSTILGDGCKIDNLVQIGHNSVLGKYCIMAGNSGLAGSVTLGDGVIIGGSASIKDHVTLHAGAKVGAGSGVISDVAAGKSVVGYPACDSREKMKQWVALRTLARN, from the coding sequence ATGAAATCATTCCCTGTTGAAGAAATTACCTCGCTGGTTAACGGTGAACTTATTGGTAATTGTAAAGACCAAATAGTTGCGCCAGAGCACATTAAAAATGCAAAAAAAGGACATATTACCGTTATAGGAAACTCTAAATATGCCGCTTTATGGGAAAACTCAAATGCTAGTGTAGCCATTGTTTATGACGGAATAAAGATCATTCCAGAAGAAGGAAAAGCATTTATAAAAGTTAAAAATCCTGATTTAGCCATGGCAATTTTATTAGATGCTTTTGAGCCAGAATCCCCTTGTTTTGAAACAGATATCCATCCTACAGCGGTCATAGACAAAACTGCTATTTTAGGAAACGGATGTAAAATTGGGGCGAATGTCTTTATTGGTAAAAATGTTATCATCGCAGAAAATGTAATTATCTATCCGAATGTATCTATTTTTGATGATACTGTCATTGGAAATGAAACCGTTATTTGGTCTGGAACCGTTATTCGGGAGCGAAGTAAAATAGGAAGTCGATGTATTTTTCATACGAATGTTAGTATTGGTGCTGATGGTTTTGGATATAGACCAACCAATGACGGTAGAGGTTTAGTAAAAATAAAACATATTGGCAATGTTGTTATCGGGAATGATGTAGAGGTAGGTGCTAATTCATGTATCGATCGAGGAAAATTTAGTTCTACGATTCTAGGTGATGGGTGCAAAATTGATAATTTAGTGCAAATTGGGCATAATTCGGTTTTAGGAAAATACTGTATCATGGCAGGAAATAGTGGTTTGGCTGGTTCTGTAACTTTGGGAGATGGTGTTATTATTGGAGGAAGTGCTTCGATAAAAGATCATGTTACCCTACATGCCGGGGCTAAAGTAGGTGCAGGCTCTGGGGTAATAAGTGATGTTGCAGCTGGCAAATCAGTCGTAGGGTATCCTGCTTGCGATTCTAGAGAAAAGATGAAGCAATGGGTAGCTTTGCGTACGCTTGCAAGAAATTAA